The Oncorhynchus mykiss isolate Arlee chromosome 20, USDA_OmykA_1.1, whole genome shotgun sequence genome includes a region encoding these proteins:
- the lyrm1 gene encoding LYR motif containing protein 1 (The RefSeq protein has 4 substitutions compared to this genomic sequence), with translation MTSATRNQVLSLYMRVFRIARGWQSTLPQETESERRYIVQEAQTLFRQNQQLTDHTAIKNCIDECEARIGIGLHYRNPYPRPLYLPVMGLATQKGRKLKAQQHMGKQAKPVYLQSHDEDN, from the exons ATGACATCTGCCACACGTAATCAGGTCCTGTCACTGTATATGAGGGTATTTCGGATCGCCCGGGGCTGGCAGTCCACACTCCCAcaagagactgagagcgagagacggTACATTGTCCAGGAGGCCCAGACCCTCTTCAGACAGAACCAACAG CTGACAGATCATACATCAATAAAGAAGTGCATAGACGAATGTGAGGCAAGGATAGGAATTG GTCTTCATTACAGGAATCCCTATCCAAGACCT CTCTACCTGCCTGTAATGGGTCTGGCAACCCAGAAAGGCAGGAAGCTGAAAGCACAGCAACGCATGAGGAAGCAGGCCAAGCCGGTTTACTTACAGTCACATGACGAAGACAATTGA
- the lyrm1 gene encoding LYR motif containing protein 1 isoform X1, whose amino-acid sequence MTSATRNQVLSLYMRVFRIARGWQSTLPQETESERRYIVQEAQTLFRQNQQLTDHTSIKKCIDECEARIGIGLHYRNPYPRPLYLPVMGLATQKGRKLKAQQRMRKQAKPVYLQSHDEDN is encoded by the exons ATGACATCTGCCACACGTAATCAGGTCCTGTCACTGTATATGAGGGTATTTCGGATCGCCCGGGGCTGGCAGTCCACACTCCCAcaagagactgagagcgagagacggTACATTGTCCAGGAGGCCCAGACCCTCTTCAGACAGAACCAACAG CTGACAGATCATACATCAATAAAGAAGTGCATAGACGAATGTGAGGCAAGGATAGGAATTG GTCTTCATTACAGGAATCCCTATCCAAGACCT CTCTACCTGCCTGTAATGGGTCTGGCAACCCAGAAAGGCAGGAAGCTGAAAGCACAGCAACGCATGAGGAAGCAGGCCAAGCCGGTTTACTTACAGTCACATGACGAAGACAATTGA
- the lyrm1 gene encoding LYR motif containing protein 1 isoform X2, whose translation MRVFRIARGWQSTLPQETESERRYIVQEAQTLFRQNQQLTDHTSIKKCIDECEARIGIGLHYRNPYPRPLYLPVMGLATQKGRKLKAQQRMRKQAKPVYLQSHDEDN comes from the exons ATGAGGGTATTTCGGATCGCCCGGGGCTGGCAGTCCACACTCCCAcaagagactgagagcgagagacggTACATTGTCCAGGAGGCCCAGACCCTCTTCAGACAGAACCAACAG CTGACAGATCATACATCAATAAAGAAGTGCATAGACGAATGTGAGGCAAGGATAGGAATTG GTCTTCATTACAGGAATCCCTATCCAAGACCT CTCTACCTGCCTGTAATGGGTCTGGCAACCCAGAAAGGCAGGAAGCTGAAAGCACAGCAACGCATGAGGAAGCAGGCCAAGCCGGTTTACTTACAGTCACATGACGAAGACAATTGA
- the LOC110498841 gene encoding DCN1-like protein 3, with amino-acid sequence MGQCVTKCKNPSSSLGSKSGDKEPGSKSHHKKCGGTGGSGGGGHKEEPSSLSSKASSELMFNGTKNALEVTVETTMIPTSAMMGDLRNEEHSVADREGPSLLRIEELFCCYKDPQEESILEEGMERFCNDLYVDPAEFRVLVLAWKFQAATMCKFTRKEFVDGCRAIKADSLEGICSRFPFMLLEAQGEENFKELYRFTFQFGLDADEGQRSLQRDIAIALWRLVFTQDTPAILEHWLEFLGENPSGVRGISRDTWNMFLNFTQAIGPDLSNYSEDEAWPSLFDTFVEWEMERRRKEEQLKRAEEEEDRGCTETDESSPSSTDRLETEGGRGSQTWGGQ; translated from the exons ATGGGCCAGTGTGTCACCAAGTGTAAGAACCCATCGTCCTCGCTCGGGAGCAAGAGTGGCGACAAGGAGCCTGGGTCCAAGTCCCACCACAAGAAATGCGGGGGCACGGGAGGCAGTGGGGGAGGAGGACACAAGGAGGAGCCCAGCTCCCTGAGCAGCAAGGCCTCCAGTGAGCTCATGTTCAATGGCACCAAGAATGCCTTGGAGGTTACCGTGGAGACCACAATGATCCCCACATCGGCCATGATGGGGGACCTGAGGAATGAGGAGCACTCGGTGGCAGATAGGGAGGGGCCGTCCTTGCTGCGCATCGAGGAGCTTTTCTGCTGCTACAAGGACCCGCAGGAGGAGTCTATCTTGGAGGAGGGCATGGAGAGGTTCTGCAACGACCTGTACGTGGATCCCGCCGAGTTCCGTGTGCTGGTCCTCGCTTGGAAGTTTCAGGCTGCCACCATGTGCAAGTTTACAAG GAAGGAGTTTGTAGACGGATGCAGGGCGATCAAGGCAGACAGTCTCGAGGGCATCTGCTCCCGGTTCCCCTTCATGCTGCTGGAGGCGCAGGGCGAGGAGAACTTCAAGGAGCTGTACCGCTTCACCTTTCAGTTCGGCCTGGACGCTGATGAAGGCCAGCGCTCGCTGCAGCGTGACATCGCCATTGCGCTGTGGCGCTTGGTCTTCACGCAGGACACGCCAGCCATCCTCGAGCACTGGCTGGAGTTCCTGGGCGAGAACCCGTCAGGTGTGCGGGGCATCTCTCGGGACACCTGGAACATGTTCCTCAACTTCACACAGGCCATTGGGCCGGACCTGAGCAACTACAGCGAGGACGAGGCCTGGCCAAGCCTCTTTGACACCTTTGTAGAGTGGGAGATGGAGCGCAGGAGAAAAGAAGAGCAGTTAaagagggcagaggaggaggaggacaggggatgCACGGAGACAGATGAGAGCTCTCCCTCCAGTACAGACAGACTTGAAACAGAGGGCGGACGGGGCTCACAGACCTGGGGGGGGCAATGA